A window of Campylobacter concisus contains these coding sequences:
- a CDS encoding MBL fold metallo-hydrolase: MRVMHKSFGDFGTNCYIITKNSSSIVIDPGDGAKEWVLQNAKNLKAILCTHGHFDHIFDAGELKDELEVPVYINKFDAFMCESDIFGYMKSTFTPDVLVDNDENFNVDDFCIKFHHFPGHTPGCSMIEIDDAMFSGDFLFRGSIGRWDFPFSDKNEMLKSLEKCKNLKGNFTLYPGHGESSTLEVEQNDIDYWIGIVKNS; encoded by the coding sequence ATGAGAGTAATGCACAAAAGTTTTGGAGATTTTGGCACTAATTGTTACATCATTACAAAAAATAGCTCATCTATAGTGATAGATCCAGGAGACGGGGCAAAAGAATGGGTTTTACAAAATGCTAAAAATTTAAAAGCTATCCTTTGCACTCACGGGCATTTTGATCATATTTTTGATGCTGGTGAATTAAAAGATGAGCTAGAAGTTCCAGTTTATATTAACAAATTTGATGCTTTCATGTGTGAGAGTGATATTTTTGGTTATATGAAAAGTACTTTTACTCCAGATGTTTTGGTTGATAATGATGAAAATTTTAACGTTGATGATTTTTGTATTAAATTTCATCATTTTCCAGGACATACACCAGGCTGCTCGATGATAGAGATAGATGACGCGATGTTTAGTGGGGATTTTTTATTTAGAGGAAGCATAGGACGCTGGGATTTTCCTTTTTCAGACAAAAATGAAATGTTAAAAAGCCTAGAAAAGTGTAAAAATTTAAAAGGCAACTTCACACTTTATCCAGGACACGGAGAAAGTAGTACACTAGAGGTCGAGCAAAACGATATTGATTATTGGATAGGTATAGTAAAAAATAGCTAA
- the kdsB gene encoding 3-deoxy-manno-octulosonate cytidylyltransferase produces MIIIPARLASTRFSNKILKEINGVPMFVATALRVSGVDNVVVAVDEQSVLDIAKAHGIKAVLTSKDHQSGTDRINEATQILGLNESEIIINVQADEPFIEPENIAKFRAFCEQNKEKAFMFSCYKKMDDEFADDKNLVKVVTDFEGYALYFSRSRIPFNRSECKSYKAHLGIYGYSVKSLKEFCVLAASSLENTEKLEQLRALENGKKIAMLEVESQSIGIDSEEDYQRALAKFGKK; encoded by the coding sequence ATGATAATTATACCAGCCCGCCTTGCCTCAACAAGGTTTAGTAACAAAATTTTAAAAGAGATAAATGGCGTGCCAATGTTTGTGGCAACGGCTCTTAGAGTAAGTGGTGTGGATAATGTGGTGGTTGCGGTGGATGAGCAAAGTGTGCTGGATATCGCCAAAGCTCACGGTATAAAAGCGGTGCTAACTAGCAAAGATCATCAAAGTGGCACTGACAGGATAAACGAAGCAACGCAAATTCTGGGGCTAAATGAGAGCGAGATCATCATAAATGTTCAGGCTGATGAGCCATTTATCGAGCCTGAAAATATCGCTAAATTTAGGGCATTTTGCGAGCAAAACAAAGAAAAAGCCTTTATGTTTTCTTGCTATAAAAAGATGGACGATGAGTTTGCAGATGATAAAAATTTAGTCAAAGTAGTGACTGATTTTGAAGGCTATGCACTTTACTTTTCAAGATCTAGGATACCATTTAACAGAAGCGAGTGTAAAAGTTATAAGGCTCACCTTGGCATTTACGGATACAGCGTAAAGAGCCTAAAAGAGTTTTGCGTTCTTGCTGCTTCAAGCCTTGAAAATACCGAAAAGCTCGAGCAGCTTCGTGCTTTAGAAAATGGTAAAAAGATAGCGATGCTAGAAGTTGAGAGCCAAAGTATCGGCATCGATAGTGAAGAGGACTACCAAAGAGCGCTAGCTAAATTTGGCAAGAAATAA
- the dnaK gene encoding molecular chaperone DnaK, with protein MSKVIGIDLGTTNSCVSVFERGESKVIPNKEGKNTTPSVVAFTDKGEILVGDVAKRQAVTNPEKTIYSIKRIMGLMSNEKNAEEAKSRLPYHVVDRNGACAVEIAGKVYTPQEISAKILIKLKEDAEAYLGEKVTDAVITVPAYFNDSQRKATKEAGTIAGLNVLRIINEPTAAALAYGLDKKEAEKILVYDLGGGTFDVTVLETGDNIVEVLATGGNAFLGGDDFDNKIIDWLVSEFKNENGIDLKGDIMALQRLKEAAENAKKELSSAQETEINLPFITADATGPKHLVKKLTRAKFEGMIDSLVGETITKINEVTKDAGLNKSDIKEVVMVGGSTRVPLVQEEVKKAFGKELNKSVNPDEVVAIGAAIQGAVIKGDVKDVLLLDVTPLSLGIETLGGVMTKIIEKGTTIPTKKSQVFSTAEDNQSAVTIMVLQGEREFARDNKSLGNFNLEGIPAAPRGVPQIEVEFDIDANGILTVSAKDKATGKAQNITISGSSGLSEEEINNMVKDAELHKEEDKKRKDAVEARNQADALVHQTEKSMSELGEKVPAEDRNNIEAALNDLKEVLKDENSSKEQIDAKVEALSKASHKLAEAMYKKDENAGANGGNNKKDDNVIDAEVE; from the coding sequence ATGTCAAAAGTTATAGGTATAGACTTAGGTACAACAAACTCTTGTGTGAGCGTTTTTGAGCGCGGCGAGAGCAAGGTTATCCCAAACAAAGAGGGTAAAAACACGACTCCATCAGTTGTTGCTTTCACAGACAAGGGTGAAATTTTAGTAGGTGACGTTGCAAAACGTCAAGCAGTTACAAACCCTGAAAAAACGATATATTCTATCAAACGTATCATGGGTTTGATGAGCAATGAAAAAAATGCTGAAGAGGCAAAAAGCCGCTTGCCATATCACGTTGTAGACAGAAATGGTGCTTGCGCAGTTGAGATCGCTGGCAAGGTTTACACTCCACAAGAAATTTCAGCAAAAATTCTTATCAAACTAAAAGAAGACGCTGAAGCATATCTTGGAGAGAAGGTAACAGATGCGGTTATTACTGTGCCAGCTTACTTTAACGATAGTCAAAGAAAGGCCACAAAAGAGGCTGGAACGATCGCAGGACTAAACGTACTTCGTATCATCAACGAGCCAACAGCTGCAGCACTTGCTTATGGTCTTGATAAAAAAGAGGCTGAGAAAATTTTAGTTTACGACCTAGGTGGTGGTACATTCGACGTTACAGTACTAGAGACTGGTGATAATATCGTTGAAGTTTTGGCAACTGGCGGTAACGCATTCTTGGGCGGTGATGACTTTGATAACAAGATAATTGACTGGCTAGTAAGCGAGTTTAAAAATGAAAATGGCATCGATCTAAAAGGCGATATCATGGCACTTCAACGCTTAAAAGAAGCTGCTGAAAATGCTAAAAAAGAGCTAAGCTCAGCTCAAGAGACTGAGATAAATTTACCATTTATCACAGCTGATGCAACTGGTCCAAAACACCTTGTTAAAAAGCTAACTCGTGCTAAATTTGAGGGCATGATCGACTCACTTGTGGGCGAGACTATCACTAAGATAAACGAGGTAACAAAAGACGCTGGTTTAAATAAAAGCGACATCAAAGAGGTCGTAATGGTCGGTGGTTCAACTCGTGTGCCACTAGTTCAAGAAGAGGTTAAAAAGGCATTTGGTAAAGAGCTAAATAAGAGTGTAAACCCAGATGAAGTCGTGGCTATCGGTGCTGCGATCCAAGGTGCGGTTATAAAAGGCGACGTTAAAGACGTGCTACTTCTTGACGTTACTCCACTTAGCCTTGGTATCGAAACACTTGGCGGCGTGATGACAAAGATCATCGAAAAAGGCACAACCATACCAACTAAGAAAAGCCAAGTCTTCTCAACTGCTGAAGATAACCAAAGTGCCGTTACTATCATGGTTTTACAAGGCGAGCGTGAGTTTGCAAGGGATAATAAATCACTTGGAAATTTCAATCTTGAAGGTATCCCAGCAGCTCCAAGAGGTGTTCCTCAAATAGAAGTTGAGTTTGACATTGACGCAAACGGAATTTTAACTGTTTCAGCAAAAGATAAAGCAACTGGCAAAGCTCAAAATATCACCATCTCTGGATCAAGCGGCTTAAGCGAAGAAGAGATAAACAACATGGTAAAAGATGCTGAGCTTCATAAAGAAGAGGACAAAAAACGTAAAGACGCAGTTGAAGCTAGAAACCAAGCTGATGCACTAGTTCATCAAACTGAAAAGAGCATGAGTGAGCTTGGCGAGAAAGTTCCAGCTGAGGATAGAAACAACATCGAAGCTGCGTTAAATGATCTAAAAGAGGTCTTAAAAGATGAAAATTCTTCAAAAGAGCAAATCGATGCAAAAGTAGAA
- the thrC gene encoding threonine synthase, whose product MRLTPTRSVKDEKIKNVNLSTAMLSPSSAHGGLYAPKKLPKITKSKWQELSQLSYEKLALYIISLFKFDVPEAFFKKAVKRYASFDDPKHPVIFKKIDKNLYVNELYHGPTRAFKDMALQPFGSLLSQLAKERGERYLIMCATSGDTGPATLQTFANDENIKVVCLYPDGGTSEVQKLQMQTMQGENLKVFGIKGDFDDAQRALKTLLANDKFKAELKKKRLKLSAANSVNFGRILFQIIYHAYAYANLLKQKALKANESFDIIVPSGNFGNALGAYYAKKMGAKIGKIKIASNANNILTQFFTTGVYDLRDKKLVKTISPAMDILISSNVERLLFDKFGSVRTNELMQSLAKNKFYNLSKQELEALKEDFEASWCEDKECEAYIAKLAKDGYAIDPHTATCFKMVDASCINVITSTAHWVKFTPSMIKACQIKDTKDEKDALAKTAKILNDSVPSSINSLFSAKILHKNIIKEDEIEKCVLEWIER is encoded by the coding sequence ATGAGACTAACACCGACAAGAAGTGTAAAAGATGAAAAGATAAAAAATGTAAATTTAAGCACAGCTATGCTTAGCCCAAGCTCTGCTCACGGCGGACTTTACGCGCCAAAAAAGCTTCCAAAAATAACAAAATCAAAGTGGCAAGAGCTCTCACAATTAAGCTACGAGAAACTCGCACTTTATATCATATCACTATTTAAATTTGATGTGCCAGAGGCGTTTTTCAAAAAGGCGGTTAAGAGATACGCGAGTTTTGACGATCCAAAGCATCCAGTCATTTTTAAAAAAATAGATAAAAATTTATACGTAAATGAGCTCTATCACGGCCCAACTAGGGCATTTAAGGATATGGCGCTTCAGCCCTTTGGCTCGCTGCTTAGCCAGCTAGCAAAAGAGAGAGGCGAAAGATATCTTATTATGTGCGCAACTAGCGGTGACACGGGCCCTGCGACACTTCAAACCTTTGCAAACGATGAAAATATCAAGGTCGTCTGCCTCTATCCAGATGGCGGCACGAGCGAGGTTCAAAAGCTGCAAATGCAGACCATGCAGGGTGAAAATTTAAAGGTTTTTGGCATAAAAGGTGACTTTGACGACGCTCAAAGAGCGCTAAAAACGCTGCTTGCAAATGATAAATTTAAGGCCGAGCTTAAGAAAAAGCGCCTTAAACTAAGCGCGGCAAACTCGGTAAATTTTGGCAGAATTCTCTTTCAGATCATCTACCACGCCTACGCTTACGCAAATTTGTTAAAACAAAAGGCGCTTAAGGCAAACGAGAGCTTTGACATTATCGTGCCAAGCGGAAATTTTGGCAACGCTCTTGGGGCGTATTACGCTAAAAAAATGGGCGCAAAGATCGGCAAGATCAAGATCGCCTCAAATGCAAACAACATCTTGACGCAGTTTTTCACCACCGGCGTTTATGACTTAAGAGATAAAAAGCTGGTTAAGACGATAAGCCCAGCAATGGATATATTGATCAGCTCAAACGTCGAGCGCTTGCTGTTTGATAAATTTGGTAGCGTTAGAACCAATGAACTCATGCAAAGCCTAGCTAAAAATAAATTTTATAACCTTAGTAAGCAAGAGCTTGAAGCGCTAAAAGAGGACTTTGAGGCTAGCTGGTGCGAAGATAAAGAGTGCGAGGCATACATTGCAAAGCTCGCAAAGGACGGCTACGCGATCGATCCGCATACAGCTACTTGCTTTAAGATGGTGGATGCTAGCTGCATAAACGTCATAACATCGACTGCACATTGGGTGAAATTTACGCCAAGCATGATCAAAGCGTGCCAGATCAAAGATACAAAAGATGAAAAAGATGCGCTGGCAAAGACCGCTAAAATCTTAAATGACAGCGTACCAAGTTCAATAAATTCGCTATTTAGCGCGAAAATTTTACACAAAAATATCATAAAAGAGGACGAGATCGAAAAGTGCGTCCTAGAATGGATCGAGCGATGA
- a CDS encoding DegT/DnrJ/EryC1/StrS family aminotransferase translates to MREIPFYRPTITERESELIEEALHSENTTNIVARFEEKLKEYFGAKFVVTTNNIAAAHHLALSALDTKRGDKVICSINAFPSIAQAVRHFDAEPIFVDVDEEDFNICPDALEKVLKEQNHKKLKCAFISHIAGQSARMDEITAVCEKYGVKILDDANRGMGLTYNGKKVGSDSFLSCFQTHSRVQNPISTVGFFTTNDEEIYKRAKLLRNYALVNGIDKFGSLSYIYDVVDIGLKYDINSINAAFSIAQLERTDKLIQRRQEIAKIYDKELGECHNITIPVKKREHIYTQYIIKINKNRDGFARELLEHGIHTSLHYIPIHLLSYYKNKYSLKVNDFPNALKNYQQVLSLPIYHSLSDEEVQYICNKVKEISKTRV, encoded by the coding sequence ATGAGAGAGATTCCGTTTTATAGACCAACTATCACTGAGCGTGAAAGTGAGCTTATTGAAGAGGCTTTGCACTCTGAAAATACTACTAATATCGTTGCTAGATTTGAAGAGAAGTTAAAAGAGTATTTTGGTGCAAAATTTGTAGTTACCACAAATAATATCGCAGCCGCACATCACTTGGCACTAAGCGCGCTTGACACTAAACGCGGAGATAAGGTTATTTGCTCCATAAATGCTTTTCCTAGCATTGCACAAGCTGTTAGACATTTTGATGCTGAACCTATTTTTGTGGATGTTGATGAAGAAGATTTTAACATCTGCCCGGACGCTCTTGAGAAAGTGCTAAAAGAGCAAAATCACAAAAAATTAAAATGTGCTTTTATCTCTCATATCGCAGGTCAAAGTGCTAGGATGGATGAGATAACGGCGGTTTGTGAGAAATACGGTGTAAAAATTTTAGATGATGCAAATCGTGGTATGGGACTAACATACAATGGTAAAAAAGTTGGTTCAGACTCCTTTTTGTCATGCTTTCAGACACATTCGCGTGTACAAAATCCTATATCAACGGTTGGATTTTTTACGACAAATGATGAGGAAATTTATAAAAGAGCAAAACTACTTCGCAACTATGCTCTTGTAAATGGCATTGATAAATTTGGTAGCTTGAGTTATATTTATGATGTCGTTGATATTGGCTTAAAGTATGATATAAACTCGATAAATGCAGCATTTTCTATTGCGCAGCTAGAAAGAACAGATAAGCTCATACAAAGAAGACAAGAGATCGCAAAAATTTATGATAAAGAGCTTGGTGAGTGCCACAATATAACAATCCCTGTTAAGAAACGCGAGCACATTTATACTCAGTATATTATTAAGATAAATAAAAATCGTGACGGCTTTGCTAGAGAGCTTTTGGAGCACGGAATTCACACATCATTGCACTACATACCGATACATTTACTAAGTTATTATAAAAACAAATACTCGCTTAAAGTAAATGATTTTCCAAATGCTTTAAAAAATTATCAGCAAGTGTTGTCATTGCCTATTTATCATAGTCTGAGCGATGAAGAAGTGCAATACATCTGCAACAAAGTAAAAGAAATTTCTAAAACTCGTGTTTAA
- the cutA gene encoding divalent cation tolerance protein CutA encodes MRILITSVAKKKEAKKLSKKLVKKNLAACVSSFSTKSIYLWQKELFGEKEQILLIKTDAKFKKVAKFIRKHHSYETPEILALKPKEVFKKYETWIKKSTKKGKK; translated from the coding sequence ATGAGAATTTTAATCACCTCGGTCGCAAAGAAAAAAGAGGCAAAAAAACTAAGTAAAAAGCTCGTAAAAAAAAACCTTGCAGCTTGTGTGAGTAGCTTTAGCACAAAAAGCATTTATCTTTGGCAAAAGGAGCTTTTTGGTGAAAAAGAGCAAATTTTACTCATAAAAACGGACGCGAAATTTAAAAAAGTAGCTAAATTTATAAGAAAGCACCACAGCTACGAAACCCCAGAAATCTTGGCACTTAAGCCAAAAGAGGTATTTAAAAAGTATGAAACTTGGATAAAAAAATCAACCAAAAAAGGCAAAAAATGA
- a CDS encoding tetraacyldisaccharide 4'-kinase produces the protein MFKKLNIFLHTWANEYFFRPNFFQILLAFLLLPLSFIYFLIVVLKKFTARKIDFGIKVISVGNLTLGGSGKTPLCVAIAKNYEGAFIILRGYKRKSKGMQVVARNGEILLDVTASGDEAMIYATSLKNANVIVSEDRKVAIKYAKEQGAKYILLDDGFSKFDIVKFDILVRPNPEPRLKFCLPSGAYRYPFSFYKFADFVAIEGQTHFRKSEILNKSEKMVLVTAIANPARLEAFFSECVGQVFFPDHYDFSKDELEEILKRYDAASLLMTQKDYVKAKDFGLRVSLITLEVTLSEEFKKVLERQI, from the coding sequence GTGTTTAAGAAATTAAATATTTTCTTGCATACTTGGGCGAATGAATATTTTTTTCGCCCAAATTTCTTTCAAATTTTACTAGCATTTTTACTTTTGCCATTAAGTTTTATCTATTTTCTTATTGTTGTTCTTAAGAAATTTACTGCTAGAAAAATAGACTTTGGCATAAAGGTAATAAGCGTTGGAAATTTAACTCTAGGAGGAAGCGGGAAGACTCCACTTTGCGTGGCAATTGCTAAAAATTACGAGGGCGCTTTTATCATTCTTAGAGGCTATAAAAGAAAAAGCAAAGGCATGCAAGTTGTCGCTCGAAATGGCGAAATTTTACTTGACGTAACAGCAAGTGGCGATGAGGCGATGATATATGCCACAAGTCTTAAAAACGCAAATGTGATAGTAAGCGAAGATAGGAAAGTAGCTATAAAATATGCCAAAGAGCAAGGTGCAAAGTATATCTTACTGGATGACGGATTTTCTAAATTCGACATAGTCAAATTTGACATTCTAGTACGCCCAAACCCAGAGCCAAGACTAAAATTTTGCTTACCAAGCGGGGCTTATAGATATCCATTTAGCTTTTATAAATTTGCTGATTTTGTGGCGATCGAAGGGCAAACTCATTTCAGAAAGAGTGAAATTTTAAATAAAAGTGAAAAAATGGTTCTAGTTACCGCCATAGCAAACCCAGCCCGCCTTGAAGCGTTTTTTAGCGAGTGTGTGGGACAGGTCTTTTTCCCTGACCATTATGATTTTTCAAAAGATGAGTTAGAAGAGATTTTAAAAAGATATGATGCAGCCTCGCTTTTGATGACGCAAAAGGACTATGTAAAGGCAAAGGACTTTGGGCTGAGAGTATCGCTTATAACGCTTGAAGTTACGCTAAGTGAAGAGTTTAAAAAGGTTTTAGAGCGACAAATTTAA
- a CDS encoding DNA-binding protein: MIETSDIFNLLHNAVEAKNIGKKISQAKMAEELGVPMRTYQDWRLGNSKPQAAAAVCKLLCELDDDEILFVINKMRKLLGK, from the coding sequence ATGATTGAAACAAGTGATATATTTAATTTGCTTCATAATGCAGTTGAGGCAAAAAATATCGGTAAGAAAATTTCACAAGCAAAAATGGCAGAAGAGCTTGGTGTACCAATGAGAACATATCAAGATTGGAGGCTTGGCAACTCAAAGCCGCAAGCTGCTGCTGCGGTTTGTAAATTGCTTTGTGAGCTTGACGACGATGAAATATTATTTGTTATCAATAAGATGAGAAAGTTGTTAGGAAAATAG
- a CDS encoding porin → MKITKVSLAALVVLGAFSSVASATPLEEAIKNVDLSGFARYRYTNDSTKKTTADTVKGNTAGHAFRMQTSFKAAIDDNFFGVLTLRYAATDDSGDKVATGTDKTNTTNSFGVYEMYLGYKVSDTTITAGKQLIKTFYDDGELAGTGLKVVSTDIPGLTLTAAAYDALASDQDNDGPLVGRIVEGKDGSKFNDAPGNLYYLGAAGSYDPVSFKAAIANLQEIATLYGAEAGVSFNVTDDVNLNLKGQFVHNDSDHKDVADANFWAIQAGTKLFGTKLNAGYLDFDAKNKDNNKWSFVSIESNGQLINPTKILNGAMSGSRQYYNNIKGNNDYWFVNAGYDIDKFGFGAGYTQGKGYSWDLGKERAKRSEWSLDASYKYSKKLTFLSWYAAAKDRKDGVKFQQDRIRFEAKYSF, encoded by the coding sequence ATGAAAATTACAAAAGTTAGCTTAGCTGCTTTGGTTGTTTTAGGTGCATTTTCAAGCGTTGCAAGTGCAACTCCACTTGAAGAAGCTATAAAAAATGTAGATCTTTCAGGATTTGCAAGATATCGTTATACAAATGATAGTACTAAGAAAACTACAGCTGATACTGTAAAAGGTAATACTGCAGGCCATGCTTTTAGAATGCAAACATCATTTAAAGCCGCTATTGATGATAATTTCTTTGGTGTATTGACACTAAGATATGCTGCTACTGATGATTCAGGCGATAAAGTAGCAACTGGTACAGATAAAACAAATACAACAAATTCTTTTGGTGTATATGAGATGTATCTAGGATACAAAGTATCTGACACTACTATTACAGCAGGCAAACAACTTATCAAAACTTTCTATGATGATGGCGAGCTAGCCGGTACTGGTCTAAAAGTAGTAAGTACTGATATACCAGGCCTTACTTTGACTGCTGCTGCTTATGATGCTTTAGCAAGTGACCAAGATAATGATGGTCCTTTGGTTGGCAGAATAGTAGAAGGCAAAGACGGTAGTAAATTTAATGATGCTCCAGGTAACCTTTACTATTTAGGTGCAGCTGGTAGCTATGATCCAGTATCATTTAAGGCTGCAATTGCTAACCTTCAAGAGATAGCAACACTCTATGGTGCTGAAGCTGGTGTTAGCTTTAATGTAACTGATGATGTAAACCTAAACCTAAAAGGTCAATTTGTCCATAACGACTCAGATCACAAAGATGTAGCCGATGCAAATTTCTGGGCTATCCAAGCTGGCACAAAACTATTTGGTACTAAACTTAACGCTGGCTACTTAGACTTTGATGCTAAAAACAAAGATAATAATAAATGGTCATTTGTTTCAATTGAATCAAATGGTCAACTAATCAACCCAACTAAGATCTTAAATGGTGCAATGAGTGGTAGCAGACAATATTACAATAACATCAAAGGCAACAACGACTACTGGTTTGTTAATGCTGGATATGACATAGATAAATTTGGCTTTGGTGCTGGATATACTCAAGGTAAAGGCTATAGCTGGGATCTTGGCAAAGAGAGAGCAAAAAGAAGCGAATGGTCTCTTGATGCTAGTTACAAATACAGCAAGAAACTTACATTCCTTTCTTGGTATGCAGCTGCTAAAGATAGAAAAGACGGTGTAAAATTCCAACAAGATCGTATTAGATTTGAAGCAAAATATAGCTTCTAA
- the grpE gene encoding nucleotide exchange factor GrpE, whose product MSEEVKEQNLPEVEPVQELASDSVNLDALGDISKVEKLEKELGEITDKYYRANAEFENIKKRYEKEKTDVANYANEKFARDLLPVIDALEIAANFDPEDDEFAKKIKEGILITINQFKKCFVKHGVSEIPTDTEFDPSVHNAVLRVDSEEKQSGQIVQALQKGYMINGRVLRPAMVSVAN is encoded by the coding sequence GTGAGCGAAGAGGTAAAAGAGCAAAACCTACCTGAGGTTGAGCCTGTGCAAGAACTAGCTAGTGATAGCGTAAATTTGGACGCACTTGGCGATATTTCTAAGGTTGAAAAACTTGAAAAAGAGCTCGGAGAAATAACTGATAAATATTATAGAGCAAATGCTGAGTTTGAAAATATCAAAAAGCGTTATGAAAAAGAGAAAACGGACGTTGCAAACTATGCAAATGAGAAATTTGCTAGGGACTTGCTGCCAGTCATCGATGCTCTTGAGATCGCTGCAAATTTTGATCCAGAAGATGATGAATTTGCTAAAAAGATCAAAGAGGGCATTTTGATAACTATAAATCAGTTTAAAAAATGCTTTGTAAAGCATGGCGTAAGCGAGATACCAACTGATACTGAGTTTGATCCAAGCGTGCATAATGCTGTTTTAAGGGTCGATAGCGAGGAGAAGCAGAGTGGTCAAATCGTACAAGCTTTGCAAAAAGGCTATATGATAAATGGTAGGGTTTTACGCCCAGCTATGGTCAGTGTAGCAAACTAA
- a CDS encoding NAD+ synthase, giving the protein MKEYQKIEETLVFSLKDKTKDKNLLLGVSGGIDSAVVATLCARAKPNETHALIMPTASSNRQNMDDALNLCEKLNIKYKVLSIEGILNAFYETIDVNLSNLRKGNLAARVRMSLLYDYSSSINALVIGTSNKSELMLGYGTIFGDLACAINPIGELYKSEIFEFAKHLGVDKNFINKAPSADLWDGQSDEGDIGYSYAVIDEILENLENNKEQVIKKFGLKAVSDIENRVVSNRFKRQMPLIVKI; this is encoded by the coding sequence ATGAAGGAGTATCAAAAGATCGAAGAAACTTTAGTTTTTAGCTTAAAAGATAAAACTAAAGATAAAAATTTGTTGTTGGGTGTTAGTGGAGGTATTGATTCTGCTGTGGTAGCGACTTTGTGTGCAAGAGCAAAACCAAATGAAACTCATGCACTCATCATGCCAACAGCATCATCAAACAGACAAAATATGGACGATGCCTTAAATTTATGCGAAAAACTAAATATAAAATATAAGGTTTTATCCATAGAGGGTATTTTAAATGCCTTTTACGAAACGATAGATGTAAATTTAAGCAATTTAAGAAAAGGGAATTTAGCAGCTAGAGTTAGAATGAGCTTGCTTTATGATTATTCATCTAGTATAAACGCTCTAGTTATCGGAACAAGCAACAAAAGTGAGCTTATGCTTGGATATGGTACGATATTTGGGGATTTAGCATGTGCAATAAATCCTATCGGAGAGCTTTACAAAAGTGAAATTTTTGAATTTGCAAAACATCTTGGGGTTGATAAAAATTTTATCAACAAAGCACCTTCGGCTGATTTGTGGGATGGTCAAAGTGACGAAGGTGACATAGGTTACAGTTATGCTGTTATTGATGAGATTTTAGAAAATTTAGAAAATAACAAGGAGCAAGTCATCAAAAAGTTTGGATTAAAAGCAGTATCGGATATAGAAAATAGAGTTGTTTCAAACAGGTTTAAACGACAAATGCCGTTGATAGTGAAAATTTAA
- a CDS encoding HrcA family transcriptional regulator: MSKTNKRDLILNSIIEAYLQDNMPIGSNELGSRMSAAIPASTIRVYFKKLSDEGEITKLHISGGRIPTIAAMRRYWSEIFAISDINLEINDAEELKKLCDEFELYCMIFGTIDNELLEILNLNDRYMILNFGEDEIVIKFDARMYKFLSNLVGVGLNKLELICSQVGLSELKSKIRELKRTKIYFQENEILAFDMFKDRRFKMVFDPSFSLQMDEKLTFSPMFDENFMGLKFSANYLGNEAQMICAGSIYTDYVKFINLIKEAA, encoded by the coding sequence GTGAGTAAAACAAATAAACGTGATTTGATACTAAATTCTATCATCGAGGCTTATTTACAAGATAATATGCCTATTGGTTCAAACGAGCTTGGCTCTCGTATGAGCGCGGCTATTCCGGCTTCTACGATACGCGTTTATTTCAAAAAGCTTTCAGATGAGGGCGAGATTACAAAGCTCCACATTAGTGGCGGTCGGATACCGACAATTGCTGCGATGAGAAGATATTGGAGTGAAATTTTTGCTATAAGCGATATAAATTTAGAGATAAATGATGCCGAAGAACTGAAAAAGTTATGCGATGAATTTGAGCTTTATTGTATGATTTTTGGCACAATTGATAATGAATTGCTAGAAATTTTAAATTTAAATGATAGATATATGATCTTAAATTTTGGTGAAGATGAGATCGTTATTAAATTTGATGCCAGGATGTATAAATTTTTAAGTAATCTTGTAGGAGTTGGTTTAAACAAGCTTGAGCTTATCTGCTCTCAAGTTGGTTTAAGTGAACTGAAAAGCAAAATAAGAGAGCTTAAAAGGACTAAAATTTACTTCCAAGAAAATGAAATTTTAGCCTTTGATATGTTTAAGGATAGACGTTTTAAGATGGTTTTTGACCCAAGTTTTAGTCTGCAAATGGATGAAAAACTTACATTTTCTCCTATGTTTGATGAAAATTTTATGGGGCTCAAATTTAGCGCAAACTATCTTGGTAACGAAGCACAGATGATCTGTGCTGGCAGTATTTATACTGACTATGTAAAATTTATAAATCTAATAAAGGAGGCTGCGTGA